From a region of the Drosophila virilis strain 15010-1051.87 chromosome 3, Dvir_AGI_RSII-ME, whole genome shotgun sequence genome:
- the LOC6622897 gene encoding protein phosphatase PTC7 homolog: MHSLNWTSRLISRALRSSFSTLLDSASGATTKGAAKPTPNRSRPRFVSVVCGFAKDNLRHKYKPGKYGEDSWFKASTESADVMGVADGVGGWRSYGIDPGEFSSFLMRTCERLVRCTHFNPQRPVNLLAYSYCELMEQKKPILGSSTACVLILNRETSTVHTANIGDSGFMVVREGEIVHKSEEQQHYFNTPFQLSLPPPGHGSNVLSDSPESADTMSFPVKEGDVILIATDGVFDNVPEDLMLQVLRDVEGERDPVKLQMTANTLALMARTLSLNSEFLSPFAISARRNNIQARGGKPDDITVVLATVAM, encoded by the coding sequence ATGCATTCGCTTAATTGGACATCGCGTTTAATATCACGGGCGTTACGTAGCAGCTTCTCAACGCTGCTCGATTCGGCATCGGGTGCCACAACCAAAGGTGCTGCAAAGCCAACACCAAATCGATCTCGGCCACGATTCGTTTCGGTGGTTTGTGGCTTTGCCAAGGACAATCTGCGACACAAATACAAGCCTGGCAAATACGGCGAGGACTCGTGGTTCAAGGCATCCACAGAGTCTGCTGATGTGATGGGCGTGGCCGATGGCGTCGGCGGCTGGCGCAGCTACGGCATCGATCCGGGCGAGTTCTCATCGTTCCTTATGCGCACTTGCGAGCGTCTGGTGCGCTGCACCCACTTCAATCCGCAACGACCCGTCAACCTGCTTGCCTACAGCTACTGCGAGCTAATGGAGCAAAAGAAGCCCATACTTGGCAGCAGCACAGCGTGTGTGCTTATACTGAATCGGGAGACGAGCACGGTGCACACGGCGAATATTGGGGACAGCGGTTTCATGGTGGTGCGCGAGGGCGAGATTGTGCATAAGTCGGAGGAGCAACAGCACTACTTCAATACACCGTTTCAATTATCTCTGCCGCCGCCCGGCCATGGATCCAATGTGCTCAGCGACAGTCCCGAATCGGCGGACACAATGAGCTTTCCCGTCAAGGAGGGCGATGTCATACTGATCGCCACCGACGGTGTCTTCGACAATGTGCCCGAGGATCTGATGCTGCAGGTGCTGCGCGACGTGGAGGGCGAACGGGATCCGGTCAAACTGCAAATGACCGCCAACACGCTGGCCCTGATGGCCCGCACCCTCTCCCTAAACAGCGAATTCCTCTCGCCATTCGCCATCAGCGCTCGACGCAACAATATACAGGCGCGCGGCGGCAAACCCGACGACATAACTGTGGTGCTCGCCACCGTGGCGATGTGA
- the LOC6622878 gene encoding alpha-tocopherol transfer protein yields MAPQIREISAELQATAKERLNEDPDRIEADLVALKTWIAQQPHLNPRTDDQFLVGFLRGCKYSLEKTKSKLDKYYTLRTKYPELFNVTDVNDPKLREIHRMGPIVYLPNTLDGARIGMFRIGTTPTDKYNIVDVMRVGQVMQEIGLIEDDNAIINGVVLIMDMKSATAAHMFQMTPGLAKKMTVFNEEAFPMRPKAQHFVNTIPGFETVFNMIKPMMSKKQQERLFVHGKMESLTEHVPLKYLPKEYGGENGSIEEIVAEMDKKFDQYRDYFKANAQYGTDEKLRPGNPIDFDSLYGTEGSFRKLNVD; encoded by the exons ATGGCACCCCAAATACGTGAAATCTCTGCGGAACTGCAAGCAACTGCTAAGGAGCGCCTTAACGAGGATCCTGATCGCATTGAAGCTGACCTGGTGGCACTGAAGACTTGGATCGCACAGCAGCCGCATCTTAATCCACGCACAGATGATCAGTTCTTGGTGGGTTTTCTGCGCGGCTGCAAGTACAGCCTGGAGAAAACCAAATCGAAACTGGATAAGTATTACACGTTGCGTACCAAATATCCAGAACTTTTTAACGTAACTGATGTGAACGATCCCAAGCTGCGAGAGATTCATCGTATGGG ACCAATTGTCTATCTACCCAACACACTTGACGGCGCCCGGATAGGCATGTTTAGAATAGGTACTACTCCTACTGATAAATACAACATAGTAGACGTAATGCGTGTCGGACAAGTTATGCAGGAGATTGGACTTATTGAAGATGATAACGCCATAATTAATGGAGTTGTTTTAATTATGGATATGAAGTCCGCAACGGCAGCGCATATGTTCCAAATGACACCCGGACTGGCAAAAAAGATGACGGTATTCAATGAGGAGGCGTTTCCAATGAGGCCGAAGGCTCAGCATTTTGTCAACACGATTCCTGGCTTCGAGACCGTGTTCAATATGATTAAACCCATGATGTCCAAAAAGCAACAGGAGAGACTCTTTGTTCACGGAAAAATGGAATCATTAACGGAACATGTACCTTTGAAATATCTACCGAAGGAGTATGGTGGTGAGAATGGCTCCATTGAGGAAATTGTAGCGGAGATGGACAAAAAGTTTGATCAATATAGGGATTACTTTAAAGCTAATGCCCAATATGGCACCGACGAAAAGCTGCGTCCAGGTAATCCAATTGATTTTGATAGCCTTTACGGTACAGAGGGCTCATTTAGAAAGTTAAATGTAGATTAG
- the mRpS6 gene encoding small ribosomal subunit protein bS6m isoform X2, with protein sequence MPSYELALVLRQLPRPELISVIKRTAEAIFDKGGIIRKFENLGTRALPFKVEEPEDYECTLHEEMLPPAYRKDVQELIDIAKRKQKPKYNYNSGLDYYPFQK encoded by the exons ATGCCTTCCTATGAATTGGCGCTGGTGCTGCGCCAGCTTCCGCGG CCGGAATTGATTTCAGTCATAAAACGCACAGCTGAAGCAATATTCGATAAAGGCGGCATTATTCGCAAGTTTGAAAATCTCGGAACACGTGCCCTGCCATTCAAG GTGGAGGAGCCAGAGGACTACGAGTGCACATTGCATGAGGAAATGCTGCCGCCAGCCTATCGCAAGGATGTGCAGGAGTTAATTGATATAGCCAAAAGGAAACAGAAGCCTAAATATAACTACAACTCGGGACTGGACTATTATCCCTTCCAGAAATAG
- the mRpS6 gene encoding small ribosomal subunit protein bS6m isoform X1 produces the protein MPSYELALVLRQLPRPELISVIKRTAEAIFDKGGIIRKFENLGTRALPFKVSEHGVVHREATHFTITFDTAPTKLSDLKEEFGRDIDIIRRYIFKVEEPEDYECTLHEEMLPPAYRKDVQELIDIAKRKQKPKYNYNSGLDYYPFQK, from the exons ATGCCTTCCTATGAATTGGCGCTGGTGCTGCGCCAGCTTCCGCGG CCGGAATTGATTTCAGTCATAAAACGCACAGCTGAAGCAATATTCGATAAAGGCGGCATTATTCGCAAGTTTGAAAATCTCGGAACACGTGCCCTGCCATTCAAGGTAAGCGAGCATGGCGTTGTACACCGGGAAGCGACCCACTTTACGATTACGTTCGACACGGCGCCCACAAAACTGTCGGATCTCAAAGAGGAGTTCGGTCGAGACATCGATATAATACGCAGATACATCTTTAAGGTGGAGGAGCCAGAGGACTACGAGTGCACATTGCATGAGGAAATGCTGCCGCCAGCCTATCGCAAGGATGTGCAGGAGTTAATTGATATAGCCAAAAGGAAACAGAAGCCTAAATATAACTACAACTCGGGACTGGACTATTATCCCTTCCAGAAATAG
- the spd-2 gene encoding uncharacterized protein spd-2 isoform X2 — translation MDKSARNHSGNSQRDQNSLGILSMENLRVFGDMSGMSKSGSANTSRESLNIQERLRAGRLKALETLEKPRPRSSYAFEERNSTAPGGDKFKPRNRASIASSRGENSTNISDLITEETIDLNSSGSVLMGTPAPAGTNIFFEPAEITGRSTLCKGGKNEPARKSSVISVADILKSSFVERARVQFAKRLEHMPATEFTSSSSLSDSFSCSRSLPRTADLSNASLNGGSGISFGSATGQGFDESFAPAEMMQSQLVMGEISWAQEFAAVPAATLSKQALQKISAPPQTPEIETSRSNSVIAGDPNFSLGNYFQMRSENLSFIVGRASRDKMQPGEALIDQHNTTIESAKMERNLMKKMQQDKFNKALQAETKKQPTSSELLSLSAIDEALRNLDMNSDTSVGDVVNRLRARGYGYDPDDEDKENEHSDDTLCKSKSGTKFTDTMSFTDSLLNSTDFQQLQNSMASTKKRQPLSPLADFRLSQPNILVTASDDHDQDHDADIDEWPSTPVKSPGRHMRRTKSPHAQRNVSPTSSDGVQPLPTTDEDADADEDKTPVNKKRNLTLPAISNQNSFCSTRLDGCDAVPSSSECDFGISPNLGQSVSAANLRHVSPLSSPRSCLSSPLLDSTTNSERRLLLTGSGAARRANTSPAPSEASSTSGFNALRRVGNGTQINAAPRSTSRCSNSSEFSHRDGKLLPLKVTHTSLCWGSTKLRTDVRKCMQIKNTSDKRLVVRLCIQGPGFQLVSGDGNSITLQSMECRSIGITFCPTVSGAAIGALSFYAPVGANNCQQPGMEIPLYGYGGNASITIQGLLKGPVGASFLTVGNVCELASGPLTASFKFYNKGPLTAFAGITIDSTVFLKPRLNAAFEVRPSKIILPPHSEAVVEIVFRPNREDIKNILKKTSQVQTLANMRIFCGDEPNRQRMRALVQRMTGEQREQLTSSMLDNILCRFPGEQSIRSLAMLNEPPEFILDLVTVVRIIDVALTLNRDFDESAETSHLCLPDAEETVLFRTVCAANSPTPSNMLEPVDELHEADTTSAIEQQPLDRNWSVEPEAIELDLSTGGHAIEGVKLFIRNSFSSRQYIELNCNVPGLLHITPSECYVAPDGGQVEVLVRPLRTPSREILKKQMQLLVEVSMENERINVPVTFKV, via the exons ATGGATAAAAGTGCTAGGAACCATAGCGGTAACAGTCAGAGAGATCAAAACTCCTTGGGCATACTTAGCATGGAGAACCTCAGAG TTTTTGGGGACATGTCCGGCATGAGTAAGAGCGGCAGTGCAAATACGAGCAGGGAATCATTGAACATCCAGGAGCGACTCAGG GCGGGACGACTTAAGGCATTAGAGACTCTGGAAAAACCACGTCCACGCTCCAGCTATGCATTTGAGGAGAGGAACTCTACTGCTCCAGGAGGCGACAAGTTTAAGC CCAGAAATCGTGCTAGTATTGCGTCTAGTCGTGGCGAAAACAGCACAAACATATCCGATCTGATCACTGAGGAAACCATTGACCTCAACTCCAGTGGCTCCGTTTTGATGGGGACTCCTGCACCCGCGGGCACAAACATATTCTTCGAGCCGGCCGAGATTACGGGCCGTTCAACGTTGTGCAAAGGCGGTAAGAATGAACCCGCCAGAAAGAGTAGCGTTATCTCCGTCGCGGACATACTGAAGTCGTCCTTTGTGGAGAGGGCCCGTGTGCAATTTGCCAAACGGCTGGAGCACATGCCTGCCACTGAAttcacaagcagcagcagtctcAGCGATTCGTTTAGTTGCTCGCGTAGCTTGCCGCGCACTGCGGACCTGAGCAATGCGAGTCTTAATGGTGGCTCGGGAATTTCGTTCGGCTCCGCCACGGGTCAGGGCTTTGACGAGAGTTTTGCTCCAGCCGAAATGATGCAGTCACAGCTTGTGATGGGCGAGATATCGTGGGCGCAAGAATTTGCAGCCGTGCCAGCGGCAACGCTTAGTAAACAGGCATTGCAAAAGATTTCGGCGCCGCCGCAAACGCCTGAAATTGAGACCTCAAGGTCCAA CTCGGTTATTGCCGGAGACCCCAACTTTTCGCTGGGCAACTACTTTCAGATGCGTTCGGAGAACTTATCATTCATTGTGGGCAGAGCAAGTCGCGACAAGATGCAGCCGGGCGAGGCTCTGATCGACCAGCACAACACAACG ATCGAAAGCGCCAAGATGGAGCGCAATCTGATGAAGAAGATGCAACAGGATAAGTTCAACAAGGCACTGCAGGCTGAAACAAAGAAACAGCCAACCAGCTCGGAATTGCTCAGCTTGTCGGCCATAGATGAAGCGTTGC GCAATCTGGACATGAATTCGGACACCTCCGTTGGCGATGTTGTCAATAGGTTGCGGGCCCGTGGGTATGGCTATGATCCTGACGACGAAGATAAGGAGAATGAGCATAGCGATGACACGCTGTGCAAATCCAAGTCCGGAACCAAGTTCACGGACACAATGAGCTTTACTGATTCGCTTCTGAATTCAACTGACTTTCAGCAGCTGCAGAATAGCATGGCATCAACAAAGAAGCGCCAGCCGCTGAGCCCACTGGCTGATTTCAGGCTAAGTCAGCCCAATATACTGGTGACGGCTAGCGATGATCATGATCAGGATCACGATGCCGACATAGACGAATGGCCCTCGACACCGGTGAAGTCGCCTGGACGTCATATGCGCCGCACCAAATCGCCACATGCCCAACGAAATGTCAGTCCAACGAGCAGCGATGGCGTGCAGCCACTGCCCACCACCGATGAGGATGCGGATGCAGACGAGGATAAGACGCCGGTTAACAAGAAACGCAATCTAACTCTGCCCGCTATAAGCAATCAAAACTCGTTCTGCTCAACGCGTCTGGATGGCTGCGATGCGGTGCCATCGTCCAGCGAATGTGATTTTGGCATATCACCAAATTTGGGCCAAAGCGTTTCTGCCGCCAATTTGCGTCATGTGTCGCCGTTATCGTCGCCGCGCAGCTGTCTGTCCTCGCCGCTGCTGGACAGCACAACAAACTCGGAGCGTCGCCTTCTGCTAACCGGCTCTGGTGCGGCACGCAGAGCCAACACCTCGCCAGCTCCCAGCGAGGCCAGCTCTACGAGTGGCTTTAATGCATTACGCAGAGTTGGCAATGGCACCCAAATAAACGCAGCGCCACGCAGCACTTCGCGCTGCTCCAACTCCAGCGAGTTCAGTCATCGCGATGGAAAACTATTGCCCCTGAAGGTGACCCATACGAGCCTGTGCTGGGGTAGCACAAAACTGCGTACAGATGTGCGCAAGTGCATGCAGATCAAGAACACGTCCGATAAGCGTCTGGTGGTGCGTCTGTGCATACAGGGACCAGGCTTTCAGCTGGTCAGCGGCGATGGTAACTCCATTACCTTGCAGTCCATGGAATGCCGTAGCATAGGCATCACCTTCTGTCCGACGGTCAGCGGCGCAGCCATCGGTGCGCTCTCGTTCTATGCGCCCGTTGGCGCCAACAATTGCCAGCAACCGGGAATGGAAATACCGTTGTACGGCTACGGTGGCAACGCCTCCATAACTATACAGGGACTACTTAAGGGACCGGTTGGCGCCAGCTTCCTTACCGTCGGCAATGTGTGCGAGCTGGCCTCGGGCCCGCTGACTGCCAGCTTCAAGTTCTACAACAAGGGACCGCTGACAGCCTTTGCGGGCATCACAATTGATTCGACGGTGTTTTTGAAGCCGCGCCTTAATGCCGCCTTCGAGGTGCGTCCCAGCAAGATTATTCTGCCGCCGCACAGTGAAGCTGTGGTGGAAATTGTATTCCGACCCAATCGGGAGGACATCAAGAACATACTGAAAAAGACGTCGCAGGTACAGACACTGGCAAATATGCGAATCTTCTGCGGCGATGAGCCCAACCGGCAGCGCATGCGCGCCCTAGTGCAGCGCATGACTGGCGAACAGCGGGAGCAACTGACCTCATCCATGCTGGACAACATCTTGTGCCGTTTCCCAGGTGAGCAATCCATTCGCAGCTTGGCCATGCTGAACGAGCCGCCTGAGTTTATACTCGATCTGGTAACGGTGGTGCGCATTATTGATGTGGCTCTAACTCTGAACCGCGACTTTGACGAATCTGCCGAAACTTCGCATCTGTGTTTGCCAGACGCCGAGGAGACGGTGCTATTCCGTACCGTGTGCGCCGCTAATTCGCCGACGCCCAGCAATATGCTGGAGCCCGTTGATGAACTGCATGAGGCAGATACGACCTCGGCCATTGAACAGCAGCCGCTGGATCGCAACTGGTCAGTGGAGCCGGAGGCCATAGAGCTTGATTTGTCCACCGGTGGCCATGCCATTGAAGGAGTCAAGCTCTTCATAAGGAATAGCTTCAGCTCACGTCAGTATATTGAGTTGAACTGTAATGTGCCAGGTTTGCTACACATTACACCTAGCGAATGCTATGTGGCACCCGATGGTGGCCAAGTAGAGGTCCTGGTGCGGCCGCTACGCACTCCAAGCCGAGAAATACTTAAAAAGCAGATGCAGCTCCTCGTCGAGGTGTCTATGGAAAACGAACGTATTAATGTGCCCGTTACTTTTAAAGTTTGA
- the spd-2 gene encoding uncharacterized protein spd-2 isoform X1, with amino-acid sequence MDKSARNHSGNSQRDQNSLGILSMENLRVFGDMSGMSKSGSANTSRESLNIQERLRAGRLKALETLEKPRPRSSYAFEERNSTAPGGDKFKPRNRASIASSRGENSTNISDLITEETIDLNSSGSVLMGTPAPAGTNIFFEPAEITGRSTLCKGGKNEPARKSSVISVADILKSSFVERARVQFAKRLEHMPATEFTSSSSLSDSFSCSRSLPRTADLSNASLNGGSGISFGSATGQGFDESFAPAEMMQSQLVMGEISWAQEFAAVPAATLSKQALQKISAPPQTPEIETSRSNSVIAGDPNFSLGNYFQMRSENLSFIVGRASRDKMQPGEALIDQHNTTVSSAGEKTPQVDNKTYTKIESAKMERNLMKKMQQDKFNKALQAETKKQPTSSELLSLSAIDEALRNLDMNSDTSVGDVVNRLRARGYGYDPDDEDKENEHSDDTLCKSKSGTKFTDTMSFTDSLLNSTDFQQLQNSMASTKKRQPLSPLADFRLSQPNILVTASDDHDQDHDADIDEWPSTPVKSPGRHMRRTKSPHAQRNVSPTSSDGVQPLPTTDEDADADEDKTPVNKKRNLTLPAISNQNSFCSTRLDGCDAVPSSSECDFGISPNLGQSVSAANLRHVSPLSSPRSCLSSPLLDSTTNSERRLLLTGSGAARRANTSPAPSEASSTSGFNALRRVGNGTQINAAPRSTSRCSNSSEFSHRDGKLLPLKVTHTSLCWGSTKLRTDVRKCMQIKNTSDKRLVVRLCIQGPGFQLVSGDGNSITLQSMECRSIGITFCPTVSGAAIGALSFYAPVGANNCQQPGMEIPLYGYGGNASITIQGLLKGPVGASFLTVGNVCELASGPLTASFKFYNKGPLTAFAGITIDSTVFLKPRLNAAFEVRPSKIILPPHSEAVVEIVFRPNREDIKNILKKTSQVQTLANMRIFCGDEPNRQRMRALVQRMTGEQREQLTSSMLDNILCRFPGEQSIRSLAMLNEPPEFILDLVTVVRIIDVALTLNRDFDESAETSHLCLPDAEETVLFRTVCAANSPTPSNMLEPVDELHEADTTSAIEQQPLDRNWSVEPEAIELDLSTGGHAIEGVKLFIRNSFSSRQYIELNCNVPGLLHITPSECYVAPDGGQVEVLVRPLRTPSREILKKQMQLLVEVSMENERINVPVTFKV; translated from the exons ATGGATAAAAGTGCTAGGAACCATAGCGGTAACAGTCAGAGAGATCAAAACTCCTTGGGCATACTTAGCATGGAGAACCTCAGAG TTTTTGGGGACATGTCCGGCATGAGTAAGAGCGGCAGTGCAAATACGAGCAGGGAATCATTGAACATCCAGGAGCGACTCAGG GCGGGACGACTTAAGGCATTAGAGACTCTGGAAAAACCACGTCCACGCTCCAGCTATGCATTTGAGGAGAGGAACTCTACTGCTCCAGGAGGCGACAAGTTTAAGC CCAGAAATCGTGCTAGTATTGCGTCTAGTCGTGGCGAAAACAGCACAAACATATCCGATCTGATCACTGAGGAAACCATTGACCTCAACTCCAGTGGCTCCGTTTTGATGGGGACTCCTGCACCCGCGGGCACAAACATATTCTTCGAGCCGGCCGAGATTACGGGCCGTTCAACGTTGTGCAAAGGCGGTAAGAATGAACCCGCCAGAAAGAGTAGCGTTATCTCCGTCGCGGACATACTGAAGTCGTCCTTTGTGGAGAGGGCCCGTGTGCAATTTGCCAAACGGCTGGAGCACATGCCTGCCACTGAAttcacaagcagcagcagtctcAGCGATTCGTTTAGTTGCTCGCGTAGCTTGCCGCGCACTGCGGACCTGAGCAATGCGAGTCTTAATGGTGGCTCGGGAATTTCGTTCGGCTCCGCCACGGGTCAGGGCTTTGACGAGAGTTTTGCTCCAGCCGAAATGATGCAGTCACAGCTTGTGATGGGCGAGATATCGTGGGCGCAAGAATTTGCAGCCGTGCCAGCGGCAACGCTTAGTAAACAGGCATTGCAAAAGATTTCGGCGCCGCCGCAAACGCCTGAAATTGAGACCTCAAGGTCCAA CTCGGTTATTGCCGGAGACCCCAACTTTTCGCTGGGCAACTACTTTCAGATGCGTTCGGAGAACTTATCATTCATTGTGGGCAGAGCAAGTCGCGACAAGATGCAGCCGGGCGAGGCTCTGATCGACCAGCACAACACAACGGTAAGCAGTGCCGGCGAGAAAACGCCACAAGTCGATAACAAAACCTATACAAAGATCGAAAGCGCCAAGATGGAGCGCAATCTGATGAAGAAGATGCAACAGGATAAGTTCAACAAGGCACTGCAGGCTGAAACAAAGAAACAGCCAACCAGCTCGGAATTGCTCAGCTTGTCGGCCATAGATGAAGCGTTGC GCAATCTGGACATGAATTCGGACACCTCCGTTGGCGATGTTGTCAATAGGTTGCGGGCCCGTGGGTATGGCTATGATCCTGACGACGAAGATAAGGAGAATGAGCATAGCGATGACACGCTGTGCAAATCCAAGTCCGGAACCAAGTTCACGGACACAATGAGCTTTACTGATTCGCTTCTGAATTCAACTGACTTTCAGCAGCTGCAGAATAGCATGGCATCAACAAAGAAGCGCCAGCCGCTGAGCCCACTGGCTGATTTCAGGCTAAGTCAGCCCAATATACTGGTGACGGCTAGCGATGATCATGATCAGGATCACGATGCCGACATAGACGAATGGCCCTCGACACCGGTGAAGTCGCCTGGACGTCATATGCGCCGCACCAAATCGCCACATGCCCAACGAAATGTCAGTCCAACGAGCAGCGATGGCGTGCAGCCACTGCCCACCACCGATGAGGATGCGGATGCAGACGAGGATAAGACGCCGGTTAACAAGAAACGCAATCTAACTCTGCCCGCTATAAGCAATCAAAACTCGTTCTGCTCAACGCGTCTGGATGGCTGCGATGCGGTGCCATCGTCCAGCGAATGTGATTTTGGCATATCACCAAATTTGGGCCAAAGCGTTTCTGCCGCCAATTTGCGTCATGTGTCGCCGTTATCGTCGCCGCGCAGCTGTCTGTCCTCGCCGCTGCTGGACAGCACAACAAACTCGGAGCGTCGCCTTCTGCTAACCGGCTCTGGTGCGGCACGCAGAGCCAACACCTCGCCAGCTCCCAGCGAGGCCAGCTCTACGAGTGGCTTTAATGCATTACGCAGAGTTGGCAATGGCACCCAAATAAACGCAGCGCCACGCAGCACTTCGCGCTGCTCCAACTCCAGCGAGTTCAGTCATCGCGATGGAAAACTATTGCCCCTGAAGGTGACCCATACGAGCCTGTGCTGGGGTAGCACAAAACTGCGTACAGATGTGCGCAAGTGCATGCAGATCAAGAACACGTCCGATAAGCGTCTGGTGGTGCGTCTGTGCATACAGGGACCAGGCTTTCAGCTGGTCAGCGGCGATGGTAACTCCATTACCTTGCAGTCCATGGAATGCCGTAGCATAGGCATCACCTTCTGTCCGACGGTCAGCGGCGCAGCCATCGGTGCGCTCTCGTTCTATGCGCCCGTTGGCGCCAACAATTGCCAGCAACCGGGAATGGAAATACCGTTGTACGGCTACGGTGGCAACGCCTCCATAACTATACAGGGACTACTTAAGGGACCGGTTGGCGCCAGCTTCCTTACCGTCGGCAATGTGTGCGAGCTGGCCTCGGGCCCGCTGACTGCCAGCTTCAAGTTCTACAACAAGGGACCGCTGACAGCCTTTGCGGGCATCACAATTGATTCGACGGTGTTTTTGAAGCCGCGCCTTAATGCCGCCTTCGAGGTGCGTCCCAGCAAGATTATTCTGCCGCCGCACAGTGAAGCTGTGGTGGAAATTGTATTCCGACCCAATCGGGAGGACATCAAGAACATACTGAAAAAGACGTCGCAGGTACAGACACTGGCAAATATGCGAATCTTCTGCGGCGATGAGCCCAACCGGCAGCGCATGCGCGCCCTAGTGCAGCGCATGACTGGCGAACAGCGGGAGCAACTGACCTCATCCATGCTGGACAACATCTTGTGCCGTTTCCCAGGTGAGCAATCCATTCGCAGCTTGGCCATGCTGAACGAGCCGCCTGAGTTTATACTCGATCTGGTAACGGTGGTGCGCATTATTGATGTGGCTCTAACTCTGAACCGCGACTTTGACGAATCTGCCGAAACTTCGCATCTGTGTTTGCCAGACGCCGAGGAGACGGTGCTATTCCGTACCGTGTGCGCCGCTAATTCGCCGACGCCCAGCAATATGCTGGAGCCCGTTGATGAACTGCATGAGGCAGATACGACCTCGGCCATTGAACAGCAGCCGCTGGATCGCAACTGGTCAGTGGAGCCGGAGGCCATAGAGCTTGATTTGTCCACCGGTGGCCATGCCATTGAAGGAGTCAAGCTCTTCATAAGGAATAGCTTCAGCTCACGTCAGTATATTGAGTTGAACTGTAATGTGCCAGGTTTGCTACACATTACACCTAGCGAATGCTATGTGGCACCCGATGGTGGCCAAGTAGAGGTCCTGGTGCGGCCGCTACGCACTCCAAGCCGAGAAATACTTAAAAAGCAGATGCAGCTCCTCGTCGAGGTGTCTATGGAAAACGAACGTATTAATGTGCCCGTTACTTTTAAAGTTTGA